Proteins encoded by one window of Rutidosis leptorrhynchoides isolate AG116_Rl617_1_P2 chromosome 7, CSIRO_AGI_Rlap_v1, whole genome shotgun sequence:
- the LOC139859785 gene encoding uncharacterized protein gives MVVSTAAALLVASFSQLKRGKAGRKVSTIAAKIKKEIVMNSSKTIDNGGCRAATISAGGGDGWAAEDSNLAMVGAVLGDERQQKAAAQNGRYTAIASETNSIAEKELGEFDFLVSIVIWYQVLNEVNTVSKKLQSQDMNIEFAIKEINRLLEYFKDYRETGFTKAIDEAKEIAVKMDVDPVFPEKTFDQFKNYEKLFVFLFPHNLREIEDKYLKLFCNELEKKLKYEGKSDINGNELYRELKSFDIKGAGEFKNPLDILMHLNEAQEFFPNAWIAYRILLTIPVTVASAERSFSKLKLLKNYLRSTMSQQRLSGLAMITIENEILESINCKKVIKQFATKNARRASKIIV, from the exons ATGGTGGTGTCGACTGCAGCAGCCTTGTTGGTGGCTAGTTTTAGTCAACTGAAAAGAGGAAAAGCAGGAAGGAAAGTGTCGACTATTGCAGCAAAAAttaagaaggaaattgtgat GAACAGCAGCAAAACTATAGATAATGGCGGGTGTAGGGCTGCTACAATCTCTGCAGGTGGTGGCGATGGGTGGGCTGCAGAAGATAGCAATTTGGCGATGGTTGGGGCTGTTTTGGGTGATGAAAGGCAGCAGAAAGCTGCTGCACAG aatggacgtTATACTGCAATTGCTAGTGAAACAAATTCAATAGCGGAAAAAGAACTTGGTGAATTTGACTTTTTAGTATCAATTGTCATTTGGTATCAAGTATTAAATGAGGTGAACACTGTGAGCAAAAAGTTACAATCACAAGATATGAATATCGAGTTTGCTATCAAAGAAATAAATAGATTGCTTGAGTACTTCAAGGATTATAGAGAAACTGGTTTTACAAAAGCTATTGATGAAGCTAAGGAGATTGCAGTTAAAATGGATGTTGACCCAGTGTTTCCAGAAAAAAC ATTTGATCAATTTAAAAACTATGAGAAGTTATTTGTTTTCTTATTTCCGCATAACTTGAGGGAAATTGAAGATAAATATCTAAAGTTGTTTTGTAACGAATTGGAAAAGAAACTCAAGTATGAAGGAAAATCGGATATCAATGGTAATGAGCTTTATAGAGAATTGAAGTCATTTGACATAAAAGGAGCAGGTGAATTTAAGAATCCTTTAGATATTCTGATGCATTTGAATGAGGCTCAAGAATTTTTTCCAAACGCATGGATTGCATATAGAATATTATTGACTATTCCAGTTACAGTGGCATCTGCAGAAAGGAGCTTTTCAAAATTGAAGTTATTAAAAAATTACCTACGATCCACAATGTCCCAACAAAGACTGAGTGGATTGGCGATGATAACGATTGAGAATGAAATCTTAGAGAGTATAAATTGTAAAAAGGTAATTAAACAATTTGCTACCAAGAATGCGAGGAGAGCTTCAAAAATCATTGTTTAA